A region of Moorena producens PAL-8-15-08-1 DNA encodes the following proteins:
- a CDS encoding tetratricopeptide repeat protein: MSDRNDLIEIFGTQNSSRRGDVIFVHGLGGDALSTWHPQERRDDDNFWPAWLGEDLSDVGIWSLAYEVEPFRWKGNSMPLVDRATNSLDLLDSYEIGDRPIIFVTHSMGGLLVKQMLRSARDFGKWQAIASGTRGIVFLSTPHSGSDLASWINYIGTILQTTVSVDELEAHHSRLRELNLLYRNDHQFSEIPMLVYCETRPTNGIFVVNQTSADPGIKGVIPVPMDVDHISICKVEDKKNRIYRQVKKFVNQNLQPFSDKLTSLPLGTSPLNPPILGDFNSISPSGALSVGELNSPRVAPQSWGARGAKLAVTTPLPPIQPKVAVNPDSNLDSKEEDTKKKVDDGLALKAIPQNLPHTHVSKFVGRESELETLHQGLQQRERVVISAISGMGGIGKTELALQYALNYYQENYLGGVCWLQARDGDLGNLGTQIVKFARKKMKLSVPQKLDDQPLNLDEQAQWCWDNWQPSDNLVLVIFDDVTKFDNIKPYLPPNQPRFKIIITTRKQSLAESFDLLALEVLSEKAALELLESLIGKERLNRQWSEAKKLCKWLGYLPLGLELVGRDLKIFKKYLSLAEMQERLEKKHLEQESLTEAAATMTAQKGVAAAFELSWLELDQEAQQLGCLLSLFALAPIPWELVENSLPDQDSEDLEDIRDYSLLELNLLGRTGQGIYQLHELIRAFLRDKMERYHGADQLKQGFAQAMVAVADKIPEVPTLEHIATATPAIPHLTETATVLSDWLTDEDLYKPFQGLGWFYQGQGAYEQALPWLERCKELTRNHLGIEHPAVATSLHNLAVLYSNQGRYCEAENLFVQALEIRKKLYGQQHPSVPESLNSLALLYSNQGQYCEAEPLFVQALEMYKKLYDQEHQDVATCLDNLAVLYSNQGQYSEAELLLVEALEMRKKLLGQQHPHVAISLNNLAVLYRDQGRYSEAEYLFAQALEMSKKLYGQEHPELATSLHNLASLYNDQGRYSEGEPLFVQALEIRKKLLGTQHPDVVLSLNNLAVLYMNQGRYSEGEPLFVQALEIRKKLLGTQHPDVAISLNNLAKLYFNQGRYSEAESLFVQALEMFKKLLGTEHPLVAISVHNLALLYNNQGQYCEAEPLFVQALDIFEGKLGSNHPKTIPCRENLQRLRDELT, encoded by the coding sequence GTGAGTGATCGTAACGATTTAATTGAAATTTTTGGTACTCAGAATTCCTCTCGCCGTGGGGATGTCATTTTTGTCCATGGACTCGGGGGTGATGCCCTAAGTACTTGGCACCCGCAAGAACGGCGAGATGATGATAATTTTTGGCCTGCTTGGCTGGGGGAAGATTTATCAGATGTGGGAATTTGGTCTCTGGCTTATGAGGTAGAACCGTTTAGATGGAAGGGTAATTCTATGCCTCTGGTAGACCGGGCGACTAATAGTTTAGATCTACTGGATAGCTATGAGATAGGCGATCGCCCAATAATTTTCGTTACTCACAGTATGGGGGGACTGCTGGTGAAACAGATGCTGCGCAGTGCTAGGGACTTTGGCAAATGGCAAGCGATCGCATCTGGGACGAGGGGAATTGTTTTTCTGTCTACGCCTCATTCTGGTTCTGATTTGGCAAGTTGGATTAATTATATTGGCACGATTCTACAAACCACTGTCAGTGTTGACGAATTGGAGGCGCACCATTCTCGCTTACGGGAACTGAATCTTTTGTATCGCAATGACCACCAGTTTAGCGAAATCCCGATGCTGGTTTACTGCGAAACCAGACCTACCAATGGGATTTTTGTGGTGAATCAAACCAGTGCTGACCCTGGTATTAAGGGGGTGATTCCTGTCCCGATGGATGTTGACCATATTTCTATCTGCAAAGTAGAGGATAAAAAGAATCGAATCTACCGTCAGGTAAAGAAGTTTGTCAATCAGAATTTACAGCCGTTTTCAGATAAATTGACCTCACTACCTTTAGGGACAAGCCCCCTAAATCCCCCAATTCTGGGGGACTTTAACTCAATTTCCCCTTCCGGTGCGCTTTCCGTAGGCGAATTAAATTCGCCACGGGTCGCACCGCAAAGTTGGGGGGCTAGGGGGGCGAAACTTGCTGTAACAACTCCTCTGCCACCGATTCAACCAAAAGTAGCAGTTAATCCTGATAGTAATCTTGATAGTAAAGAAGAAGACACAAAAAAAAAAGTTGATGATGGACTAGCTTTAAAAGCCATTCCCCAAAATCTCCCCCACACCCATGTTTCCAAATTCGTTGGACGCGAATCTGAACTGGAAACTCTACACCAGGGGCTACAGCAGCGAGAACGGGTGGTGATTTCTGCTATTTCTGGGATGGGTGGTATCGGTAAAACTGAATTAGCCCTGCAATATGCCCTCAACTATTACCAGGAAAATTATCTGGGTGGGGTTTGCTGGCTGCAGGCGCGGGATGGGGATTTAGGTAATTTAGGGACTCAAATTGTAAAGTTTGCGCGGAAGAAAATGAAGTTATCCGTGCCGCAGAAATTAGACGACCAACCCCTCAATCTCGACGAACAAGCGCAGTGGTGCTGGGACAATTGGCAGCCATCGGATAATTTGGTGCTGGTGATTTTTGATGATGTTACTAAATTTGATAACATTAAACCCTATCTGCCTCCAAATCAGCCCCGTTTTAAAATAATTATTACTACCAGGAAGCAGTCGTTAGCAGAGTCTTTTGATCTGTTAGCCCTGGAAGTACTTTCGGAAAAGGCGGCCTTAGAGTTATTGGAATCCCTAATCGGAAAAGAAAGACTAAACCGGCAGTGGTCGGAAGCAAAAAAACTCTGCAAATGGTTGGGATATCTGCCCCTAGGTTTGGAATTGGTAGGGCGAGATTTAAAAATATTTAAAAAGTATTTATCCCTAGCTGAAATGCAGGAGCGGTTAGAAAAAAAGCATCTGGAACAGGAATCGCTAACAGAAGCAGCTGCTACTATGACAGCACAAAAGGGAGTAGCAGCAGCCTTTGAGTTAAGTTGGCTTGAACTGGATCAAGAAGCCCAGCAGTTGGGTTGTCTGCTCAGTTTGTTTGCTTTGGCTCCCATTCCCTGGGAATTGGTGGAAAATTCTTTGCCTGACCAAGACTCAGAAGATTTAGAAGATATTAGAGATTACAGTCTGTTGGAACTGAATTTACTTGGGCGCACGGGTCAGGGAATCTACCAGCTACACGAGTTGATTCGAGCGTTCCTACGAGACAAAATGGAACGTTACCATGGGGCTGATCAACTCAAGCAGGGATTTGCTCAGGCAATGGTAGCTGTGGCAGATAAAATTCCTGAGGTACCGACACTAGAGCATATCGCTACAGCTACTCCCGCCATCCCTCACCTGACAGAAACTGCGACAGTACTCTCAGACTGGCTCACGGATGAAGATTTATATAAACCTTTCCAAGGTCTGGGTTGGTTTTACCAAGGTCAAGGGGCTTATGAGCAGGCATTACCCTGGTTAGAGCGATGCAAAGAGCTCACCCGTAATCATTTAGGTATCGAACACCCAGCTGTCGCCACCTCCCTCCACAATCTGGCAGTACTCTACTCTAATCAGGGACGCTACTGTGAGGCAGAAAATCTTTTTGTCCAAGCCTTGGAGATCAGGAAAAAACTATACGGTCAACAACACCCATCTGTCCCCGAATCTCTCAACAGTCTCGCATTACTCTACTCTAATCAGGGACAGTACTGTGAGGCCGAACCTCTTTTTGTCCAAGCTTTGGAGATGTACAAAAAACTATACGATCAAGAACATCAAGACGTCGCCACCTGCCTCGACAATCTAGCAGTACTCTACTCTAATCAGGGACAGTACAGTGAGGCCGAACTTCTGCTTGTCGAAGCCTTGGAGATGAGGAAAAAACTCCTAGGTCAACAACACCCACATGTTGCTATCTCCCTCAACAATCTGGCAGTACTCTACAGGGATCAGGGACGGTACTCGGAGGCAGAATATCTTTTTGCCCAAGCCTTGGAGATGAGTAAAAAACTATACGGTCAAGAACACCCAGAGCTCGCCACCTCTCTCCACAATCTGGCATCACTCTACAATGATCAGGGACGGTACTCGGAGGGAGAGCCTCTTTTTGTCCAAGCCTTGGAGATCAGGAAAAAACTTTTAGGTACTCAACACCCAGATGTCGTTCTCTCCCTCAACAATCTGGCAGTACTCTACATGAATCAGGGACGGTACTCGGAGGGAGAGCCTCTTTTTGTCCAAGCCTTGGAGATCAGGAAAAAACTTTTAGGTACTCAACACCCAGATGTCGCTATCTCCCTCAATAATCTGGCAAAACTCTACTTTAATCAGGGACGGTACTCGGAAGCCGAATCTCTGTTTGTCCAAGCCTTGGAGATGTTCAAAAAACTTTTAGGCACTGAACACCCACTTGTTGCTATCTCCGTTCACAATCTGGCATTACTCTACAATAATCAGGGACAGTACTGCGAGGCAGAACCTCTTTTTGTCCAAGCCTTAGATATTTTTGAAGGAAAGTTAGGGTCAAATCATCCCAAGACTATCCCTTGCCGCGAGAATCTTCAAAGATTGCGGGATGAGCTGACCTAG